A genome region from Natronobeatus ordinarius includes the following:
- the trpC gene encoding indole-3-glycerol phosphate synthase: MNSDGAVAPAVASILEAARKRAGGERVSVDARPVREVLAAAADDGRAPVIAEVKPTSPTTDGTRQDDPVDLARAMVAGGATAISVLTEPTHFGGSPEALTRVREAVDVPVLRKDFVLREEHLDVVEADLLLLIVAFVEDELESLLEAARERGFQPLVEVHDVDELETALEAGAELVGVNNRDLTRLEVDLDTFERVAPHVPDDVTLLAESGISTPEDVRRMREAGADGLLVGSAIMDHGGEGDVEANTRRLVEAVATASDDTRVTENT; the protein is encoded by the coding sequence ATGAACTCAGATGGTGCGGTCGCGCCTGCGGTGGCGTCGATCCTCGAGGCCGCCCGGAAGCGAGCGGGAGGTGAGCGCGTCTCCGTCGACGCCCGACCGGTTCGGGAGGTGCTCGCCGCCGCGGCCGACGACGGCCGCGCGCCGGTGATCGCGGAGGTAAAGCCGACGAGCCCGACGACCGACGGGACGCGTCAGGACGATCCGGTCGACCTCGCCCGGGCGATGGTCGCAGGCGGCGCAACCGCCATCTCCGTCCTCACCGAGCCGACGCACTTCGGCGGCTCGCCGGAGGCGCTGACCCGCGTGCGCGAGGCGGTCGACGTTCCCGTCCTTCGCAAGGACTTCGTCCTGCGCGAGGAACACCTGGACGTCGTCGAGGCCGACCTGCTGCTCCTGATCGTCGCCTTCGTCGAGGACGAACTCGAGTCGCTGCTCGAGGCCGCCCGCGAGCGTGGATTCCAGCCGCTCGTGGAGGTCCACGATGTCGACGAACTCGAGACGGCGCTCGAGGCGGGCGCGGAGCTCGTCGGGGTGAACAACCGGGATCTGACGAGACTCGAGGTCGACCTCGACACCTTCGAGCGGGTGGCCCCCCACGTCCCCGACGACGTGACGCTGCTCGCCGAGAGCGGCATCTCGACGCCCGAGGACGTCCGGCGGATGCGCGAGGCGGGCGCCGACGGCCTGCTGGTCGGGAGCGCGATCATGGACCACGGCGGCGAGGGCGACGTCGAGGCGAACACGCGGCGGCTGGTCGAGGCCGTTGCAACGGCGAGCGACGACACACGGGTGACGGAGAACACATGA
- a CDS encoding MGMT family protein, with product MEAASEAGIYARESTYLERFVQLGIASGRVLSVSFPEHAEADAANDHPLLDRIFEYLEGVTEVDFEDVQIALTVPTDQRAVLEAVRSIPYGEQVSVTALARMTPELDPEDDDDLILVRTALDENPTPLLIPDHRVRDGPSAAPPAVEQKLRSLEGL from the coding sequence ATGGAAGCGGCATCGGAAGCAGGGATCTACGCGAGGGAATCGACGTACCTCGAGCGATTCGTTCAGCTCGGCATCGCGAGCGGGCGCGTCCTTTCCGTCTCGTTTCCCGAACACGCCGAGGCCGACGCGGCGAACGATCACCCCCTTCTCGATCGTATCTTCGAGTATCTCGAGGGCGTGACCGAGGTCGACTTCGAGGACGTGCAGATCGCGCTCACCGTCCCGACCGACCAGCGGGCGGTCCTCGAGGCGGTTCGGTCGATTCCCTACGGCGAGCAGGTGAGCGTGACGGCGCTCGCCCGAATGACGCCCGAACTCGATCCGGAGGACGACGACGACCTGATCCTCGTTCGGACGGCGCTCGACGAGAACCCCACCCCGCTGCTCATCCCCGACCACCGCGTCCGCGACGGACCCAGCGCGGCGCCGCCCGCGGTCGAACAGAAGCTCCGCTCGCTCGAGGGGCTCTGA
- the trpB gene encoding tryptophan synthase subunit beta, with product MSESTFGNYGGQYVPEALMPAVQELEDAYERYVLGNEDGFMDEFRERMREFGGRPTPLQRADRLSERYGREIYLKREDLVHGGAHKLNNALGQVLLAKYMGKERIIAETGAGQHGTATAMAAAHLEMPCEIYMGRTDVNRQRPNVYRMRMNGAAVNPVDAGRGTLKEAINETMRDWATTVETTHYVIGSVVGPHPFPTLVRDFQAVIGEEAREQVQAQAGRLPDSVVACAGGGSNTMGAFHAFVDDVESAEPCSADDSSGQGPREHVALYAVEAGGSSLEIDEEAGLAPNSATLSTGTDGVLHGAMTKLLQSNEGQIMESHSVSAGLDYAGVGPELSHLVESGRVTPVSVDDDAALNAFHRLSRLEGIIPALESSHALGFLEERHEELGDLVVVNVSGRGDKDLETVLEETEKRDLEAAPDVEVFDQ from the coding sequence ATGAGCGAGAGCACGTTCGGCAACTACGGCGGACAGTACGTACCGGAAGCGCTGATGCCGGCCGTCCAGGAGCTCGAGGACGCCTACGAGCGGTACGTCCTCGGAAACGAGGACGGCTTCATGGACGAGTTCCGCGAACGGATGCGCGAGTTTGGCGGGCGGCCGACGCCGCTCCAGCGCGCGGACCGACTGAGCGAGCGCTACGGCCGGGAGATCTACCTCAAGCGCGAGGACCTCGTCCACGGCGGCGCACACAAACTGAACAACGCGCTCGGCCAGGTCCTGCTCGCGAAGTACATGGGCAAAGAGCGGATCATCGCCGAGACCGGTGCGGGCCAGCACGGGACGGCGACCGCGATGGCCGCCGCCCACCTCGAGATGCCCTGTGAGATCTACATGGGCCGCACCGACGTCAACCGCCAGCGGCCGAACGTCTACCGAATGCGGATGAACGGCGCCGCGGTCAACCCCGTCGACGCGGGTCGGGGCACGTTGAAAGAGGCGATCAACGAGACGATGCGCGACTGGGCGACGACCGTCGAGACGACCCACTACGTCATCGGGAGCGTCGTCGGCCCCCACCCGTTCCCGACGCTGGTCCGGGACTTCCAGGCCGTCATCGGCGAGGAAGCCCGCGAGCAGGTGCAAGCGCAGGCGGGTCGGCTGCCCGACAGCGTCGTCGCCTGCGCCGGTGGCGGCTCGAACACGATGGGGGCGTTCCACGCGTTCGTCGACGATGTGGAGAGCGCGGAGCCATGCTCCGCGGATGACTCGAGCGGGCAGGGCCCGCGAGAGCACGTGGCGCTCTACGCCGTCGAGGCCGGCGGCTCGAGCCTCGAGATCGACGAAGAGGCGGGTCTCGCGCCAAACTCGGCGACGCTCTCGACGGGTACCGACGGCGTCCTCCACGGCGCGATGACGAAGCTGCTCCAGAGCAACGAGGGCCAGATCATGGAGTCACACAGCGTGAGCGCCGGCCTCGACTACGCGGGCGTCGGCCCCGAACTCTCCCACCTCGTCGAGTCCGGCCGCGTCACGCCCGTCAGCGTCGACGACGACGCCGCGCTGAACGCCTTCCACCGGCTCTCGCGGCTCGAGGGGATCATCCCGGCGCTCGAGTCGAGCCACGCGCTCGGCTTCCTTGAGGAACGGCACGAGGAGCTTGGCGACCTGGTCGTCGTCAACGTCTCCGGCCGGGGCGACAAGGACCTCGAGACCGTCCTCGAGGAGACCGAGAAACGCGACCTCGAGGCCGCGCCGGACGTGGAGGTGTTCGACCAATGA
- a CDS encoding nicotinamide-nucleotide adenylyltransferase, giving the protein MSRGFYIGRFQPYHNGHHSMVERIAEDVDELVLGIGSAGDSHSVKNPFTAGERIMMITKALVDFDLVTYAVPIEDLERNSVWVSHVQSMSPDFDVAYSNNPLVIQLFREAGVPVRQSPMFNREVLEGTEVRERMIRDEDWQRLVPEAVVEVVDEIGGIERIQMVSESDSNGQYDANDR; this is encoded by the coding sequence ATGAGCCGGGGCTTTTACATCGGTCGCTTCCAGCCGTACCACAACGGCCACCACAGCATGGTCGAACGGATCGCCGAGGACGTCGACGAACTCGTCCTCGGGATCGGAAGCGCCGGCGACTCACACTCGGTGAAAAACCCGTTCACCGCTGGCGAACGGATCATGATGATCACGAAAGCACTCGTCGACTTCGACCTCGTCACCTACGCCGTCCCGATCGAGGACTTAGAGCGCAACTCGGTGTGGGTGAGTCACGTCCAGAGCATGAGCCCCGACTTCGACGTCGCCTACTCGAACAACCCGCTCGTCATCCAGCTCTTTCGCGAGGCCGGCGTTCCAGTCCGCCAGTCGCCGATGTTCAACCGCGAGGTGCTCGAGGGGACCGAGGTCCGCGAGCGAATGATCCGCGACGAGGACTGGCAGCGACTCGTCCCCGAGGCCGTCGTCGAGGTCGTCGACGAGATCGGCGGCATCGAACGCATCCAGATGGTGAGCGAGAGCGACTCGAACGGCCAGTACGACGCGAACGACCGGTGA
- the trpA gene encoding tryptophan synthase subunit alpha, with product MTRESEIERAIRKNHPALITYLTAGDPSLEDTKAYVEALDRGGADLIELGLPFSEPIAEGPTIQAAINRALEAGTTPEGVFELVEDLDVEAPLLVMTYYNMILQYGTGADPDPFVERAAEAGLAGLIIPDLPAEESGPLRAACDTHGLDLVFIVAPTTDGERLETIMSQASGFVYVQARLGTTGARADVSTATHDSLERLAEYDEVPKAVGFGVSEGDHAAEIVQAGADGVIVGSALIDLIAEGDEPAAALEAKARELKRGADRGTTMPEPEQP from the coding sequence ATGACCCGTGAGAGCGAGATCGAGCGGGCGATCCGAAAGAACCACCCTGCGCTCATCACCTACCTCACCGCGGGCGACCCCTCGCTCGAGGACACCAAAGCGTACGTCGAGGCGCTCGATCGTGGCGGGGCGGACCTGATCGAACTCGGCCTGCCCTTCTCCGAACCGATCGCGGAGGGGCCGACGATCCAGGCGGCGATCAACCGCGCGCTCGAGGCCGGGACGACGCCGGAGGGCGTTTTCGAGCTGGTCGAGGACCTCGACGTCGAGGCGCCGCTGCTGGTGATGACGTACTACAATATGATCCTCCAGTATGGGACGGGTGCGGACCCGGATCCGTTCGTCGAACGGGCCGCCGAGGCCGGCCTCGCGGGGCTCATCATCCCGGATCTTCCCGCCGAGGAGTCGGGACCGCTGCGCGCGGCCTGTGACACCCACGGCCTCGACCTCGTGTTCATCGTCGCGCCGACGACCGACGGCGAGCGCCTCGAGACGATCATGTCCCAGGCCTCCGGCTTCGTCTACGTCCAGGCGCGACTCGGCACGACCGGCGCGCGCGCGGACGTCTCGACGGCGACCCACGACAGCCTCGAGCGCCTCGCCGAGTACGACGAGGTGCCCAAGGCGGTCGGCTTCGGCGTCAGCGAGGGCGACCACGCCGCCGAAATCGTCCAGGCGGGCGCCGACGGCGTCATCGTCGGCAGCGCCCTGATCGACCTGATCGCCGAGGGCGACGAGCCGGCGGCCGCCCTCGAGGCGAAAGCGCGCGAACTCAAACGCGGCGCCGACCGTGGGACAACGATGCCCGAACCAGAACAGCCTTAA
- a CDS encoding CPBP family intramembrane glutamic endopeptidase — protein MPQWGTFAGLTGVVLALLLALSYLTQTAFDADRSTVEHADESPGHDGVGSPLEDGTDAPLHPGCGPVEDRADSSDREPAVDPSSELETPVEPTGGDERERAPAEPGPPESLSTGELLANVAISQGLFAGLLLGAIVYTGIPAAALGIAFTREYLVAGLVVGTVLGLVLYVANELGSASAKRLGFDPDETLRELLAPESAGGWLVLLLVVLPIIAVFEELLFRAALIGALSVGFDLSPWLLAVGSSIAFGVGHGMQGRVGIVVTGTLGFALAAAFILTESLLVVIVAHYLINALEFVVHEGLGLEWTETLRSDSGR, from the coding sequence ATGCCGCAGTGGGGGACGTTCGCCGGACTGACGGGCGTCGTCCTCGCACTCCTTCTGGCGCTGTCGTATCTCACCCAGACCGCCTTCGACGCCGACCGATCGACTGTCGAGCACGCGGACGAGTCGCCAGGACACGACGGCGTCGGTTCGCCCCTCGAGGACGGCACCGACGCCCCACTTCATCCCGGCTGCGGACCGGTGGAAGATCGAGCCGACTCGAGCGACCGTGAGCCGGCTGTGGACCCGAGCTCCGAACTCGAGACGCCCGTCGAACCGACCGGCGGAGACGAACGCGAGCGGGCCCCGGCTGAACCCGGGCCACCGGAATCGCTGTCGACTGGCGAGTTACTCGCGAACGTCGCGATCTCCCAGGGGCTCTTCGCGGGGCTGCTGCTCGGCGCGATCGTCTACACGGGAATTCCGGCCGCAGCGCTCGGGATCGCGTTCACGCGCGAGTACCTCGTCGCCGGCCTCGTCGTCGGTACCGTCCTCGGCCTCGTCCTCTACGTCGCGAACGAACTCGGTTCGGCGAGCGCGAAGCGACTCGGATTCGACCCCGACGAGACGCTGCGGGAGCTGCTCGCGCCCGAGTCGGCCGGCGGCTGGCTCGTCCTCTTGCTCGTCGTCTTGCCGATCATCGCGGTCTTCGAGGAACTGCTCTTCCGGGCGGCGCTGATCGGCGCGCTCTCGGTGGGCTTCGACCTCTCGCCGTGGCTGCTCGCAGTCGGCTCCTCGATCGCCTTCGGCGTCGGCCACGGGATGCAGGGACGGGTCGGGATCGTCGTCACCGGGACGCTCGGGTTCGCCCTCGCGGCGGCGTTCATTCTCACCGAGAGCTTGCTGGTCGTGATCGTCGCTCACTACCTGATCAACGCCCTCGAGTTCGTCGTCCACGAGGGGCTCGGCCTCGAGTGGACGGAAACCCTCAGAAGCGATAGTGGTCGTTGA
- a CDS encoding HalOD1 output domain-containing protein, which produces MATDGPTGGGRRVDDAAGRPVYYDDCAGTYHSWVDDAVCEPVSTTLLLVVSSIQGVDPLELDDLTAAVDPDALESLFDHWQAGTESGATVSFTFAQCTVTVHDTGELVVEPVERSSGDDHAAPT; this is translated from the coding sequence ATGGCCACTGACGGGCCGACTGGAGGCGGACGACGCGTCGACGACGCTGCCGGGCGGCCAGTGTACTACGACGACTGCGCGGGGACCTACCACTCGTGGGTCGACGACGCTGTGTGCGAACCGGTGAGTACGACACTGCTACTCGTGGTCTCGTCGATTCAGGGGGTTGATCCGCTCGAGCTCGACGACCTCACGGCCGCCGTCGATCCCGACGCGTTAGAGTCGCTCTTCGATCACTGGCAGGCCGGGACCGAATCCGGCGCAACGGTGTCGTTCACCTTCGCCCAGTGTACCGTGACCGTCCACGATACCGGCGAGCTCGTCGTCGAACCGGTCGAGCGATCGTCCGGAGACGACCACGCGGCGCCGACCTGA
- a CDS encoding SAM hydrolase/SAM-dependent halogenase family protein, with protein sequence MLTLASDFGTPYPAAMRGVILRRTDARLVDVAHDLPRGDIRAAAFWLRELLPYFPPAVHLVVVDPGVGTDRNALVVRAGNHALVGPDNGVLFPVARELAVDAPLEAFLVDDDHDDLRPERTGRSRGQKSTTFHGRDVFAPAAADVHETGVDSLETLPYLSLTDDWVDLELPEATVDGERAVGEVLVVDGFGNVITNVSGTYLEGREVVVANGECVPVGETFAAVEPSERLATVGSHGNVELDVNQGRGEAAFGLEAGDAVVLEFGDDGRCE encoded by the coding sequence ATGCTCACGCTCGCCTCGGACTTCGGCACCCCCTATCCGGCCGCCATGCGCGGCGTCATCCTCCGACGAACCGACGCCCGCCTGGTCGACGTCGCGCACGACCTCCCCCGCGGCGATATCCGTGCCGCGGCGTTCTGGCTCCGCGAGCTGTTGCCGTACTTCCCGCCAGCGGTCCACCTCGTCGTCGTCGATCCCGGCGTCGGCACCGACCGAAACGCGCTCGTCGTCCGGGCCGGCAACCACGCCCTCGTCGGACCGGACAACGGCGTGCTGTTCCCGGTAGCCCGAGAACTCGCCGTCGACGCCCCGCTTGAGGCGTTCCTCGTCGACGACGACCACGACGACCTCCGTCCCGAGCGGACTGGCCGCTCGCGTGGGCAAAAGAGCACCACCTTCCACGGCCGAGACGTCTTCGCCCCCGCGGCCGCCGACGTTCACGAAACCGGTGTCGACTCCCTCGAGACGCTCCCGTACCTCTCTCTGACCGACGACTGGGTCGACCTCGAGCTCCCCGAGGCGACGGTCGACGGCGAGCGCGCAGTCGGCGAAGTGCTGGTCGTCGACGGCTTCGGTAACGTGATCACGAACGTTTCCGGCACCTACCTCGAGGGGCGAGAGGTCGTCGTCGCCAACGGCGAGTGCGTCCCGGTCGGCGAGACGTTCGCCGCCGTCGAGCCCAGCGAGCGGCTGGCGACCGTGGGCAGTCACGGCAACGTCGAACTCGACGTCAATCAGGGACGGGGCGAGGCGGCGTTCGGCCTGGAGGCCGGCGACGCGGTCGTGCTCGAGTTCGGTGACGACGGGCGCTGCGAGTGA
- the lonB gene encoding ATP-dependent protease LonB, with protein MSNDTNVNDPPEDSSQDAPDEEQTERAGDARSVLEEDGRDDVVDRPSESLDDPDEWDEDGRDDDFESGVDEEEDDIETVEDLGSEVEVDPGVEIDEEAAEDDLVGGLKIDSTEDIEVPDRLVDQVIGQDEARDIIIKAAKQRRHVMMIGSPGTGKSMLAKAMSQLLPKEDLQDVLVYHNPDDGNAPKVRTVPAGKGEQIIEAHKEEARKRNQMRSILMWIIIAIVIVYSILVGTILLGIIAAGVIWLIFRYTSRGTDAMVPNMIVNNGDQRTAPFEDATGAHAGALLGDVRHDPFQSGGMETPSHDRVEPGSIHKSNKGVLFVDEINTLDVRTQQKLMTAIQEGEFAITGQSERSSGAMVQTEPVPCDFIMIAAGNLDAMENMHPALRSRIKGYGYEVYMEDTIEDTPEMRRKYARFIAQEVERDGRLPHFTREAVEEVLLEAKRRAGRKEHLTLHFRNLGGLVRVAGDIARAEDAEFTTRDHVLQAKNRSRSIEQQLADDYIERRKDYELQVTEDGVEGRVNGLAVMGEDSGIMLPVMAEIAPAQGGGKVIATGQLKEMAEESVQNVSAIIKKFSDVDLSEKDVHIQFVQAGQQGVDGDSASITVATAVISALEDIPVDQSIAMTGSLSVRGDVLPVGGVTHKIEAAAKAGCEKVIIPKTNEQDVMIEDEYDEMIEIIPVSNISEVLEVALIGEPEKDSLLARLKQITGSAFDQQVASGTGGQSPSPQ; from the coding sequence ATGAGTAACGACACGAACGTTAACGACCCTCCCGAAGACTCGAGCCAGGATGCTCCCGACGAGGAGCAGACGGAGCGAGCGGGAGACGCCCGGTCGGTCCTCGAGGAGGACGGCCGGGACGACGTCGTCGATCGCCCCAGCGAGTCCCTCGACGATCCCGATGAGTGGGACGAGGACGGGCGCGACGACGACTTCGAGAGCGGCGTTGACGAGGAGGAAGACGACATCGAGACCGTCGAGGACCTCGGGAGCGAGGTCGAGGTCGATCCCGGCGTCGAGATCGACGAGGAGGCCGCCGAGGATGATCTCGTCGGTGGGCTCAAGATCGACTCGACCGAGGACATCGAGGTCCCCGATCGGCTCGTCGACCAGGTGATCGGACAGGACGAGGCACGGGACATCATCATCAAGGCTGCAAAACAGCGCCGCCACGTGATGATGATCGGCTCGCCCGGGACGGGTAAGTCGATGCTGGCGAAGGCGATGAGCCAGCTCCTGCCGAAAGAGGACCTCCAGGACGTCCTCGTCTACCACAACCCCGACGACGGCAACGCGCCGAAAGTCCGGACGGTTCCCGCCGGCAAGGGCGAACAGATTATCGAAGCGCACAAAGAAGAGGCCAGAAAGCGCAACCAGATGCGATCGATTCTGATGTGGATCATCATCGCGATCGTCATCGTCTACTCGATTCTCGTCGGCACCATCCTTCTGGGTATCATCGCGGCGGGTGTCATCTGGCTCATCTTCCGGTACACCTCTCGCGGCACCGACGCGATGGTGCCGAACATGATCGTCAACAACGGCGATCAGCGCACCGCGCCGTTCGAGGACGCCACCGGCGCCCACGCGGGTGCACTGCTCGGCGACGTCCGCCACGACCCGTTCCAGTCCGGCGGTATGGAGACGCCGAGTCACGACCGCGTCGAACCCGGCTCGATCCACAAGTCCAACAAGGGCGTGCTGTTCGTCGACGAGATCAACACGCTCGACGTCCGCACCCAGCAGAAGCTGATGACGGCGATCCAGGAGGGCGAGTTCGCCATCACGGGCCAGTCAGAGCGCTCCTCGGGTGCGATGGTCCAGACCGAGCCCGTCCCCTGTGACTTCATCATGATCGCTGCAGGGAACTTAGACGCGATGGAGAACATGCACCCCGCGCTGCGCTCGCGGATCAAGGGCTACGGCTACGAGGTGTACATGGAGGACACCATCGAGGACACCCCCGAGATGCGCCGCAAGTACGCCCGCTTTATCGCCCAGGAAGTCGAGCGAGACGGTCGCCTGCCCCACTTCACGCGCGAGGCAGTCGAGGAGGTACTTCTCGAGGCCAAACGCCGTGCCGGCCGAAAAGAGCACCTCACGCTCCACTTCCGCAACCTCGGCGGACTCGTCCGCGTCGCGGGTGACATCGCCCGCGCGGAAGACGCCGAGTTCACGACTCGCGACCACGTCCTGCAGGCGAAAAACCGCTCGCGCTCGATAGAACAGCAACTCGCCGACGACTACATCGAACGGCGCAAGGACTACGAGCTGCAGGTCACCGAAGACGGCGTCGAGGGCCGCGTCAACGGCCTCGCCGTCATGGGAGAGGACTCCGGTATTATGCTCCCGGTGATGGCCGAAATCGCGCCAGCCCAGGGTGGCGGAAAAGTGATCGCCACCGGGCAGCTCAAGGAGATGGCCGAGGAGTCGGTCCAGAACGTCTCGGCGATCATCAAGAAATTCTCCGACGTCGACCTCTCGGAGAAGGACGTTCACATCCAGTTCGTCCAGGCCGGCCAGCAAGGTGTCGACGGCGACTCCGCCTCGATCACCGTCGCAACGGCGGTCATTTCGGCACTCGAGGACATCCCGGTCGATCAGTCGATCGCGATGACCGGCTCGCTGTCGGTCCGCGGGGACGTCCTCCCCGTCGGCGGCGTCACCCACAAGATCGAAGCGGCCGCGAAAGCCGGCTGTGAGAAGGTCATCATCCCGAAGACCAACGAACAGGACGTGATGATCGAAGACGAGTACGACGAAATGATCGAGATCATCCCGGTCTCGAACATCAGCGAAGTGCTCGAGGTCGCCCTGATCGGCGAGCCCGAGAAGGACTCGCTGCTCGCCCGGCTCAAGCAGATCACCGGATCGGCGTTCGACCAGCAGGTCGCCAGCGGAACCGGTGGCCAGAGCCCGAGCCCACAGTAA
- a CDS encoding 2-amino-3,7-dideoxy-D-threo-hept-6-ulosonate synthase: MNAGLDARLDRIGTDGKYLIVPMDHGITLGAVTGLRDIESTIDAVTRGGADAVLTQKGIAPRVHPNKNEKGYIVHLNASTSIGPDSNDKRMTGTVEEAIQVGADAVSFHINVGSNYEPEQLTWLSEITADAARYGIPVLAMAYARGPDVEGDDPEALGHAVRLAEEVGAHVVKTGYSGDAESFEYVVDSTRLPVVIAGGSRGTDRETIEMVRGAMDAGGAGVSMGRSIFQHEEPEAIARAVSGVVHDDLETDEALAEAGLALEA; encoded by the coding sequence ATGAACGCAGGACTCGACGCACGACTCGACCGGATCGGAACCGACGGAAAGTACCTCATCGTCCCGATGGACCACGGCATCACGCTCGGAGCAGTCACGGGACTGCGCGACATCGAATCGACGATCGACGCGGTGACACGCGGCGGCGCGGACGCCGTACTGACACAGAAAGGAATCGCCCCGCGCGTCCACCCGAACAAGAACGAGAAGGGCTACATCGTCCACCTCAACGCCTCGACCTCGATCGGCCCGGACTCGAACGACAAGCGCATGACCGGCACGGTCGAGGAGGCCATCCAGGTCGGCGCCGACGCCGTCTCCTTTCACATCAACGTCGGCTCGAACTACGAACCCGAACAGCTCACCTGGCTCTCCGAGATTACCGCCGACGCCGCCCGGTACGGCATCCCCGTCCTCGCGATGGCCTACGCCCGTGGCCCCGACGTCGAGGGTGACGACCCCGAGGCGCTCGGTCACGCCGTCCGTCTCGCCGAGGAAGTCGGCGCCCACGTCGTCAAGACCGGCTACAGCGGCGACGCCGAGAGCTTCGAGTACGTCGTCGACTCCACCCGTCTGCCGGTCGTGATCGCCGGCGGCTCCCGGGGCACCGACCGCGAGACGATCGAGATGGTCCGCGGCGCGATGGACGCCGGCGGCGCGGGCGTCTCGATGGGACGGTCGATCTTCCAGCACGAAGAGCCCGAAGCGATCGCCCGCGCCGTT